In one window of Pristiophorus japonicus isolate sPriJap1 chromosome 9, sPriJap1.hap1, whole genome shotgun sequence DNA:
- the LOC139274070 gene encoding histone H1.11L-like: MTDSAAAETAPPAAAAQTKALSKKKKPAPRSKPAGPTLGEQILKVVADGGDRKGMSLSAIKKTKGTGASGSFRVAKKENQGKVGTKVKKPAAKKSPGKKPVAKKSPTKKPAAKKSPAKKPAAKKSPAKKPAAKNSPAKKTSTKKAPTVKKTAKAAAGKKATAATPKSPKKASGAKVKVAKKVEKPRAKAKSAKPKKAALKK; the protein is encoded by the exons atgactgacagtgcagccgccgaaacggctcctcctgccgccgccgctcaaaccaaggctctCAGCAAGAAGAAGAAGCCAGCTCCCCGCTCCAAGCCAGCCGGTCCCACGTtgggcgaacagatcctcaaggttgtggccgatggcggcgatcgcaaggggatgtccctgtccgcgataaagaag accaagggcacgggcgcctcgggttCCTTCAGAGTCGCtaagaaggaaaaccaggggaaagtgggaacgaaggtgaagaaaccagcagccaagaaatctccaggcaAAAAACCAGTAGCCAAGAAATCTccgaccaagaaaccagcagccaagaaatctccggccaagaaaccagcagccaagaaatctccggccaagaaaccagcagccaagaactctccggccaagaaaacgagcaccaagaaggcgcCAACAGTAAAAAAGACAGCGAAAGCTGCGGCTGGGAAGAAGGCGACAGCGGCGACGCCCAAGAGCCCCAAGAAGGCCTCGGGCGCAAAGGTGAAGGTGGCCAAAAAGGTGGAAAAACCGAGGGCCAAGGCCAAAT
- the LOC139274071 gene encoding zinc finger protein 664-like, translated as MTHRRTHTDKRPFTCSDCGKSFKSSGDLKGHQRVHTDEGPFTCSVCGESFKSSGNLKGHQLVHTDERPFKCSDCGKSFKSFGNLMAHKRDHSGDRLFHCSVCGKGFTRSSTLLTHQRVHTEERPFTCSVCGKSFTQSSTLLTDQRVHTGERPFICSVCGK; from the coding sequence ATGACACACCGGCGAACTCATACTGATAAGAGACCATTtacatgttctgactgtgggaagagctttaaaagctctggggatctgaagggacaccagcgagttcacactgatgaggGGCCGTTCACATGTTCTGTTTGTGGGGAGAGCTTTAAAAGCTCCGGGAATCTGAAaggacaccagcttgttcacaccgatgagagaccttttaaatgttctgactgtgggaagagctttaaaagcttcgGGAATCTGATGGCACACAAGCGTGATCACAGTGGGGACAGACTATTtcactgctccgtgtgtgggaagggatttactcgatCCTCgactctgctgacacaccagcgagttcacactgaggagaggccgttcacctgctctgtgtgtgggaagagcTTCACTCAGTCCTCGACTCTGCTGAcagaccagcgagttcacactggggagaggccgttcatctgctctgtgtgtgggaagtga